A single Klebsiella variicola DNA region contains:
- the sppA gene encoding signal peptide peptidase SppA, with the protein MRTLWRLIASFFKWTWRILNFIRKLALNAIFLVLVLVCIGIWSQFSTTTSEHAARGALLLDITGVVVDKPSASSKLGVIGRQLFGASSDRLQENSLFDIVQTIRQAKDDRNITGIVLDLKNFVGGDQPSMQYIGKALREFRDSGKPVYAVGSSYSQGQYYLASFANKIWLSPQGEVDLHGFATNGLYYKSLLDKLKVSTHVFRVGTYKSAVEPFIRDDMSPAAREADSRWIGELWQNYLNTIAANRQITAQQLFPGAQGIIDGLRKVGGDTAKYALDNKLVDELATSTEVEKALTKQFGWSKTDNNYRAISYYDYNVKTPSDEGSAIAVIFANGAIMDGEETPGNVGGDTTAAQIRDARLDPKIKAIVLRVNSPGGSVTASEIIREELAAAKAAGKPVVVSMGGMAASGGYWISTPADYIVANPSTLTGSIGIFGVINTVENTLGSIGVHTDGVATSPLADVSSTKALPPEVQQLMQLSIENGYQRFITLVANARKSTPEKIDQIAQGHVWTGEDAKANGLVDSLGDFDDAVAKAAELAKLKTWHLNYYQEEPTFFSMVLDSLTGSVRASLPAAIQAWLPAPVAAAAETVKAESDKLAAFNDPQNRYAFCLTCANIR; encoded by the coding sequence ATGCGAACCCTTTGGCGACTGATTGCCAGCTTTTTTAAATGGACGTGGCGGATACTCAACTTTATTCGCAAACTGGCTCTGAATGCGATCTTCCTGGTGCTGGTGCTGGTGTGTATCGGTATCTGGAGCCAGTTCAGCACCACTACCAGCGAACATGCCGCGCGCGGCGCGCTGTTGCTGGATATTACCGGCGTGGTGGTGGATAAACCTTCCGCCAGCAGCAAGCTCGGCGTAATTGGCCGCCAACTGTTTGGCGCCAGCTCGGACCGTCTGCAGGAGAACTCTCTGTTCGATATCGTGCAGACCATTCGCCAGGCGAAAGATGACCGCAATATCACCGGTATTGTGCTGGATCTGAAAAACTTCGTTGGCGGCGATCAGCCGTCCATGCAGTACATCGGTAAAGCGCTGCGTGAGTTCCGCGACAGCGGCAAACCGGTCTATGCCGTCGGCAGCAGCTACAGCCAGGGCCAGTACTACCTGGCGAGCTTTGCCAACAAAATCTGGCTCTCACCACAGGGCGAGGTTGACCTGCACGGCTTCGCCACCAATGGGCTGTACTACAAATCACTGCTGGATAAGCTGAAGGTCTCCACCCATGTCTTCCGCGTCGGCACCTATAAATCCGCCGTCGAGCCTTTCATTCGCGATGATATGTCCCCTGCCGCCCGCGAGGCGGACAGCCGCTGGATTGGCGAACTGTGGCAGAACTACCTCAACACCATTGCCGCCAACCGCCAGATCACCGCCCAGCAGCTATTCCCGGGCGCCCAGGGCATTATCGATGGCCTGCGTAAAGTGGGCGGCGATACGGCAAAATATGCGCTGGACAATAAGCTGGTGGATGAGCTGGCGACCTCCACGGAAGTGGAAAAGGCGCTGACCAAACAGTTTGGCTGGAGCAAAACGGATAACAATTACCGGGCGATCAGCTATTACGACTACAACGTGAAGACACCGTCTGACGAAGGTTCCGCCATTGCGGTGATCTTTGCCAACGGCGCCATCATGGATGGCGAGGAGACCCCGGGCAACGTTGGTGGCGATACCACGGCTGCGCAAATTCGCGATGCGCGCCTCGACCCGAAAATTAAGGCCATCGTTCTGCGCGTTAACAGCCCGGGCGGTAGCGTGACCGCCTCAGAAATTATCCGTGAAGAGCTGGCGGCAGCCAAAGCCGCCGGTAAACCGGTAGTGGTCTCGATGGGCGGCATGGCTGCATCTGGCGGCTACTGGATCTCCACCCCAGCGGATTACATCGTCGCGAACCCGAGCACCCTCACCGGCTCCATCGGCATCTTTGGCGTAATCAACACCGTGGAAAATACCCTCGGGTCGATTGGCGTCCATACCGACGGCGTCGCCACGTCGCCGCTGGCGGATGTCTCCAGCACCAAAGCGCTGCCGCCGGAAGTGCAGCAGCTGATGCAGTTGAGCATTGAGAATGGCTATCAGCGCTTTATCACACTGGTGGCTAACGCCCGTAAGAGCACGCCGGAGAAAATCGACCAGATTGCCCAGGGACACGTCTGGACCGGGGAAGATGCCAAAGCCAACGGCCTGGTCGACAGCCTCGGCGACTTCGACGATGCGGTGGCTAAAGCCGCCGAGCTGGCCAAGCTGAAAACCTGGCACCTCAACTACTATCAGGAAGAGCCGACCTTCTTCTCGATGGTGCTGGATAGCCTGACCGGCTCGGTACGCGCCTCGCTGCCGGCGGCCATTCAGGCCTGGCTGCCTGCACCAGTCGCCGCGGCGGCCGAGACGGTGAAAGCGGAGAGCGACAAGCTGGCGGCGTTTAACGACCCGCAGAACCGCTATGCCTTCTGCCTGACCTGCGCCAACATCCGTTAG
- a CDS encoding glycoside hydrolase family 18 protein, which translates to MKRLPLLAALPLLCASALSAQPLMSVGYFNGGGDVTAGPGGDIDKLDVRQITHLNYSFGLIYNDEKDETNAALKDPAHLHEIWLSPKVQADLQKLPALRKQNPDLKVLLSVGGWGARGFSGAAASKETRKVFIQSAQEIVEKYGLDGIDLDWEFPVNGAWGLVASQPADRDNFTALLKELRAAFGTRKLVTIAVGANAESPKSWVDVKAIAPSLDYINLMTYDMAYGTQYFNSNLYDSSHWPTVAAADKYSADFVVNNYLAAGLKPSQMNLGIGFYGRVPKRAVEPGIDWTKADAQNNPVTQPYFGPQEVALFASLGYDLSKDTYVKYNDIVGKLLNDPQKRFTEHWDDEAKVPWLSVQSAEGKPLFALSYENPRSVAIKADYIKAKGLAGAMFWEYGADDQNQLARQLAESLGIKH; encoded by the coding sequence ATGAAACGTTTGCCCTTGCTGGCAGCCTTGCCCTTGCTTTGCGCTTCCGCGCTCTCTGCCCAACCTCTGATGTCCGTCGGCTATTTTAACGGCGGCGGCGACGTCACTGCCGGGCCCGGCGGCGATATCGATAAGCTGGACGTCCGGCAGATCACCCATCTCAACTACTCGTTTGGTCTTATCTATAACGATGAAAAAGACGAGACTAATGCGGCCCTGAAGGATCCCGCTCATCTGCACGAGATCTGGCTGTCGCCGAAGGTGCAGGCGGATCTGCAAAAGCTCCCGGCCCTGCGTAAACAGAACCCGGACCTCAAGGTCCTGCTGTCGGTCGGCGGCTGGGGGGCGCGCGGTTTCTCCGGCGCGGCGGCAAGCAAAGAAACCCGTAAGGTGTTTATTCAGTCTGCGCAGGAAATTGTTGAAAAATATGGTCTGGATGGGATTGACCTCGACTGGGAGTTTCCGGTCAACGGCGCCTGGGGGCTGGTTGCCAGTCAACCGGCCGATCGCGATAACTTTACCGCGCTGTTAAAAGAGCTGCGCGCAGCGTTTGGTACCAGGAAACTGGTCACTATTGCCGTGGGGGCTAACGCAGAAAGTCCGAAAAGTTGGGTGGACGTTAAAGCGATTGCGCCATCGCTCGACTACATCAACCTGATGACCTACGACATGGCCTACGGCACGCAGTACTTCAACTCGAACCTGTATGACTCCAGCCACTGGCCAACGGTCGCTGCGGCGGATAAATACAGCGCCGATTTTGTGGTCAACAATTACCTGGCCGCCGGGCTTAAACCCAGCCAGATGAACCTCGGGATTGGTTTTTATGGCCGGGTACCGAAACGGGCAGTTGAACCGGGGATTGACTGGACGAAAGCGGATGCGCAAAACAATCCGGTCACCCAGCCCTATTTTGGGCCACAGGAGGTCGCGCTGTTTGCCTCGCTGGGTTATGACCTGAGCAAAGACACCTACGTAAAATACAACGATATCGTGGGCAAACTGCTCAACGATCCGCAAAAACGTTTTACCGAGCACTGGGACGATGAAGCGAAGGTTCCGTGGCTGTCAGTGCAGTCCGCGGAGGGCAAGCCGCTGTTCGCCCTGTCCTATGAGAACCCGCGATCGGTGGCCATTAAGGCGGACTATATCAAGGCGAAGGGCCTCGCCGGGGCCATGTTCTGGGAATATGGCGCCGATGACCAGAATCAGTTGGCCCGTCAGTTGGCGGAATCGCTGGGGATCAAACACTAG
- the phoC gene encoding acid phosphatase PhoC — MKKRVLALCLASFFSVNAFALVPPGNDVTTKPDLYYLTNAQAIDSLALLPPPPAVGSIAFLNDQAMYEQGRLLRNTERGKLAAEDANLSAGGVANAFSSAFGSPITEKDAPQLHKLLTNMIEDAGDLATRGAKEKYMRIRPFAFYGVSTCNTTEQDKLSKNGSYPSGHTSIGWATALVLAEINPQRQNEILKRGYELGESRVICGYHWQSDVDAARIVGSAVVATLHTNPAFQQQLQKAKDEFAKTQK; from the coding sequence ATGAAAAAGCGTGTTCTTGCTCTTTGCCTGGCCAGTTTCTTCTCCGTTAACGCCTTTGCTCTGGTTCCCCCCGGGAACGATGTCACCACCAAGCCCGATCTCTACTATCTGACCAATGCCCAGGCCATCGACAGCCTGGCGCTGTTGCCGCCGCCGCCGGCGGTGGGCAGTATCGCGTTCTTAAACGATCAGGCGATGTATGAGCAGGGGCGTCTGCTGCGCAATACCGAGCGCGGGAAGCTGGCGGCAGAGGATGCCAACCTCAGCGCGGGCGGCGTGGCCAATGCCTTCTCCAGCGCCTTTGGTTCCCCAATCACCGAGAAAGACGCGCCTCAGCTCCACAAACTGCTGACCAATATGATTGAAGACGCCGGCGATCTGGCGACCCGCGGCGCGAAAGAGAAATACATGCGCATTCGCCCGTTTGCGTTCTATGGCGTCTCCACCTGCAACACCACCGAGCAGGACAAGCTGTCGAAAAACGGCTCTTACCCGTCCGGGCATACCTCTATCGGCTGGGCCACCGCCCTGGTGCTGGCGGAGATCAACCCGCAGCGGCAAAATGAAATTTTGAAGCGCGGCTATGAGCTCGGCGAGAGCCGGGTGATCTGCGGCTATCACTGGCAGAGCGATGTCGATGCGGCGCGCATCGTCGGCTCCGCGGTGGTCGCTACGCTGCACACCAACCCGGCCTTCCAGCAGCAGTTGCAGAAAGCCAAAGACGAATTCGCCAAAACGCAGAAGTAA
- the yajD gene encoding HNH nuclease YajD, which translates to MAYIPKNYARLEVGYREKALKLFPWVCGRCSREFVYSNLRELTVHHIDHDHSNNPEDGSNWEMLCLYCHDHEHSKYTEADQYGSTVVAGEDAQKSVGEATYNPFADLKAMMNKK; encoded by the coding sequence ATGGCCTATATCCCCAAAAATTACGCGCGTCTGGAAGTGGGTTACCGCGAAAAGGCGCTCAAGCTTTTTCCCTGGGTGTGCGGACGCTGCTCACGGGAGTTTGTCTACTCCAATCTGCGCGAGCTGACGGTGCACCACATCGATCACGACCACTCCAATAACCCGGAAGATGGGAGTAACTGGGAGATGTTGTGCCTGTATTGTCACGATCACGAACATTCCAAGTACACCGAAGCCGATCAGTATGGCTCCACGGTGGTGGCGGGCGAAGATGCGCAAAAGAGCGTCGGTGAGGCCACCTACAACCCGTTTGCCGATCTGAAAGCGATGATGAACAAAAAGTAA
- a CDS encoding YeaC family protein, with product MDIEQIIDSMTPEVYQRLATAVELGKWPDGVALTPEQKENSLQLVMLWQARYNTEAQHMTIDTRGQMVMKSKQQLKEDFGIVPKPIATVKLQ from the coding sequence ATGGATATTGAGCAAATTATCGACAGTATGACGCCGGAAGTTTACCAGCGTCTGGCGACGGCGGTGGAGCTGGGAAAATGGCCGGATGGCGTGGCGCTGACGCCGGAGCAAAAGGAAAATAGCCTGCAGCTGGTGATGCTGTGGCAGGCCCGGTATAACACCGAAGCCCAGCACATGACCATCGACACCCGCGGGCAGATGGTGATGAAGAGTAAACAGCAGCTGAAGGAAGATTTCGGCATCGTGCCAAAGCCGATCGCCACCGTTAAGCTGCAATAA
- the ansA gene encoding asparaginase produces the protein MQKKSIYVAYTGGTIGMQRSEHGYVPVSGHLQRQLALMPEFHRPEMPDFTIHEYHPLMDSSDMTPEDWQHIADDIRSHYDEYDGFVILHGTDTMAFTASALSFMLENLGKPVIVTGSQIPLAELRSDGQINLLNALYVAANYPINEVALFFNNRLFRGNRTTKAHADGFDAFASPNLAPLLEAGIHIRRLGTPPAPQGRGELIVHPITPQPIGVVTIYPGISADVVRNFLRQPVKALILRSYGVGNAPQNGEFIQVLAEASQRGIVVVNLTQCMSGKVNMGGYATGNALAQAGVISGFDMTVEATLTKLHYLLSQQLDVDAIRAAMQQNLRGELTPDEA, from the coding sequence ATGCAAAAAAAATCGATTTACGTTGCCTACACCGGTGGGACCATCGGTATGCAGCGCTCTGAACACGGCTATGTACCCGTTTCCGGCCATCTGCAGCGTCAGTTGGCGCTGATGCCTGAGTTCCATCGTCCGGAGATGCCGGACTTCACGATCCATGAATACCATCCGCTGATGGATTCATCCGATATGACCCCTGAGGACTGGCAGCACATCGCCGACGATATCCGCAGCCATTACGATGAGTATGATGGCTTTGTGATCCTCCATGGTACCGACACCATGGCGTTTACCGCTTCGGCGCTGTCGTTCATGCTGGAAAACCTTGGCAAGCCGGTCATTGTGACAGGGTCACAAATCCCGCTGGCCGAGCTGCGTTCTGATGGTCAGATTAACCTGCTCAACGCCCTCTACGTCGCCGCCAACTATCCGATTAACGAAGTGGCGCTGTTCTTCAACAATCGACTGTTTCGCGGCAACCGCACCACTAAAGCCCACGCCGACGGCTTCGACGCTTTCGCCTCGCCAAACCTCGCGCCGCTGCTGGAAGCCGGGATCCATATTCGCCGTCTCGGTACCCCGCCGGCGCCGCAGGGCCGCGGAGAGCTTATCGTGCACCCCATCACCCCGCAGCCGATTGGCGTGGTGACGATTTACCCCGGCATCTCCGCCGACGTGGTACGCAATTTCCTGCGCCAGCCGGTGAAAGCGCTGATCCTCCGCTCCTATGGCGTCGGCAATGCCCCACAGAATGGCGAGTTTATTCAGGTGCTGGCGGAAGCCAGCCAGCGCGGTATTGTGGTGGTCAATCTGACGCAATGCATGTCCGGGAAAGTGAACATGGGCGGCTATGCCACCGGCAACGCCCTCGCCCAGGCGGGGGTCATCAGTGGTTTCGATATGACGGTGGAAGCGACGCTGACCAAGCTACACTATCTGCTTAGCCAGCAGCTGGATGTTGACGCCATTCGCGCGGCGATGCAGCAAAATCTGCGTGGCGAACTAACCCCCGACGAGGCTTAA
- a CDS encoding DNA topoisomerase III, with the protein MRLFIAEKPSLGRAIADVLPKPHRKGDGYIECGNGQVVTWCIGHLLEQAQPDVYDSRYARWNLTDLPIVPEKWQLQPKPSVTKQLNVIKRLLGEAQEVIHAGDPDREGQLLVDEVLDYLQLAPEKRQQVQRCLINDLNPQAVERAINRLRANSEFVPLCVSALARARADWLYGINMTRAYTLLGRNAGYQGVLSVGRVQTPVLGLVVRRDEEIENFVAKDFFDVKAHIVTPQEERFVATWVPSEACEPYQDEEGRLLHRPLAEHVVKRIEGQPALVTGYNDKRDSEPAPLPFSLSALQIEAAKRFGFSAQNVLDICQKLYETHKLITYPRSDSRYLPEEHFAGRHAVLNAIAVHAADLLPQPVMDPEIRNRCWDDKKVDAHHAIIPTARSSQVKLTDNEAKVYHLIARQYLMQFCPDAVFRKCQIDLEIANGKFVAKARFLAEAGWRTLLGSKERDEENDGTPLPVVAKDDELLCEKGEVVERQTQPPRHFTDATLLSAMTGIARFVQDKDLKKILRATDGLGTEATRAGIIELLFKRGFLTKKGRYIHSSDAGRALIHSLPEMAARPDMTAHWESVLTQISEKQCRYQDFMQPLVGTLFQLIDQARSTPVRQFRGLAAPAGAKKPFTKGKGKPKGKKAADDAAPPPQ; encoded by the coding sequence ATGCGGTTGTTTATTGCGGAAAAACCGAGTCTCGGTCGGGCTATCGCCGATGTGTTGCCTAAACCGCACCGCAAAGGCGATGGCTATATTGAGTGCGGCAACGGGCAGGTGGTCACCTGGTGTATCGGCCATCTGCTGGAGCAGGCGCAGCCGGACGTCTATGACAGCCGCTATGCCCGCTGGAATCTCACCGACCTGCCGATTGTGCCGGAGAAATGGCAGCTACAACCCAAACCCTCGGTCACCAAACAGCTCAATGTGATCAAGCGTCTGCTTGGCGAGGCGCAGGAAGTGATCCATGCCGGCGACCCCGACCGTGAGGGGCAGCTGCTGGTGGACGAAGTACTCGATTACCTGCAGCTGGCGCCGGAGAAGCGTCAGCAGGTGCAGCGCTGTCTGATTAACGATCTCAACCCGCAGGCGGTGGAGCGGGCGATCAATCGCCTGCGCGCCAACAGCGAGTTCGTGCCGCTCTGCGTGTCGGCGCTGGCGCGGGCGCGTGCCGACTGGCTGTACGGCATCAATATGACCCGCGCCTATACTCTGCTGGGGCGTAACGCCGGCTATCAGGGGGTACTGTCCGTGGGGCGGGTGCAGACCCCGGTACTTGGCCTGGTGGTTCGCCGTGATGAAGAGATTGAAAACTTCGTCGCCAAAGACTTCTTCGACGTGAAGGCGCATATCGTCACGCCGCAGGAGGAACGTTTTGTCGCCACCTGGGTGCCAAGCGAAGCCTGCGAACCTTATCAGGATGAAGAAGGGCGTCTGCTGCATCGTCCACTGGCTGAGCACGTGGTTAAGCGCATCGAAGGCCAGCCGGCGCTGGTGACCGGCTATAACGATAAGCGCGATTCCGAACCCGCGCCGCTGCCGTTCTCGCTGTCGGCGCTACAGATTGAGGCGGCCAAACGTTTCGGCTTCAGCGCGCAAAACGTGCTGGATATCTGCCAGAAGCTGTACGAAACCCACAAGCTCATTACCTACCCGCGTTCGGATAGCCGCTACCTGCCGGAAGAGCACTTCGCCGGCCGTCATGCGGTGCTGAATGCGATTGCCGTCCATGCGGCGGACCTGCTGCCGCAGCCGGTAATGGATCCGGAGATCCGCAACCGCTGCTGGGATGATAAAAAGGTCGATGCGCACCATGCGATTATCCCGACCGCCCGCAGCAGCCAGGTCAAGCTCACCGATAACGAAGCGAAGGTCTACCACCTGATCGCCCGGCAGTATCTGATGCAGTTCTGCCCGGACGCGGTGTTCCGCAAATGCCAGATTGACCTCGAGATCGCCAACGGCAAGTTTGTCGCCAAGGCGCGTTTTCTGGCAGAGGCTGGCTGGCGGACGCTGCTGGGCAGCAAAGAGCGCGATGAAGAGAACGACGGCACGCCGCTGCCGGTGGTGGCCAAAGACGATGAACTGCTGTGCGAGAAGGGCGAAGTGGTGGAGCGTCAGACGCAGCCGCCGCGCCACTTTACCGACGCCACGCTGCTGTCGGCGATGACCGGGATTGCCCGTTTCGTGCAGGATAAAGATCTGAAGAAGATCCTCCGCGCCACCGACGGTCTCGGCACAGAAGCGACCCGCGCCGGGATTATCGAGCTGCTGTTCAAGCGCGGTTTCCTGACCAAAAAGGGGCGTTATATCCACTCCTCGGACGCTGGCCGGGCGCTGATTCACTCCCTGCCGGAGATGGCCGCGCGTCCGGATATGACCGCCCACTGGGAATCGGTCCTGACGCAGATCAGCGAAAAGCAGTGCCGCTATCAGGACTTTATGCAGCCGCTGGTGGGGACGCTGTTCCAGCTGATCGATCAGGCGCGGAGCACGCCGGTGCGTCAGTTCCGCGGCCTGGCCGCGCCAGCCGGGGCGAAAAAACCGTTCACTAAAGGTAAAGGCAAGCCGAAAGGGAAAAAAGCGGCAGACGATGCTGCGCCGCCGCCGCAGTAA
- the pncA gene encoding bifunctional nicotinamidase/pyrazinamidase, with translation MAHRALLLVDLQNDFCAGGALAVPEGDSTVEVANALIDWSLARGEPIVASQDWHPADHGSFASQHQVAPYTQGELDGLAQTFWPDHCVQHSEGAALHPLLKQQAINAVFHKGQNRVIDSYSAFFDNGHRQKTELDGWLRGQGIVELTVLGLATDYCVKFTVLDALALGYMVNVIIDGCRGVNLQPQDSSQAFMEMAAAGATLYTLDDWRESQA, from the coding sequence ATGGCACATCGAGCGCTGTTACTGGTTGATTTGCAGAACGACTTTTGCGCCGGCGGCGCGCTGGCGGTTCCTGAAGGCGACAGTACCGTCGAGGTGGCTAATGCGCTTATCGACTGGAGCCTGGCGCGCGGCGAGCCCATCGTCGCCAGCCAGGACTGGCACCCGGCGGATCACGGCAGCTTCGCCAGCCAGCACCAGGTGGCACCCTACACCCAGGGCGAACTCGACGGCCTGGCGCAGACCTTCTGGCCGGATCACTGCGTGCAGCACAGCGAAGGCGCGGCGCTGCATCCGCTGCTCAAACAGCAGGCGATCAACGCCGTGTTCCATAAGGGGCAAAACCGGGTCATTGACAGCTACAGCGCTTTTTTTGACAACGGTCACCGGCAGAAAACTGAACTGGACGGCTGGCTGCGCGGCCAGGGCATCGTGGAACTGACCGTCCTCGGCCTCGCCACCGATTACTGCGTCAAATTCACCGTGCTGGATGCCCTGGCGCTGGGCTATATGGTCAATGTCATCATCGACGGCTGTCGCGGCGTTAACCTGCAGCCGCAGGACAGCAGCCAGGCGTTTATGGAGATGGCCGCCGCGGGCGCCACGCTGTATACCCTCGATGACTGGCGGGAATCTCAGGCCTGA
- the selD gene encoding selenide, water dikinase SelD: MSEQAIRLTQYSHGAGCGCKISPKVLETILHSEQAKFVDPNLLVGNETSDDAAVYDLGNGTSIVSTTDFFMPIVDNPFDFGRIAATNAISDIFAMGGKPIMAIAILGWPINTLAPEIAREVVEGGRFACQQAGIALAGGHSIDAPEPIFGLAVTGVVPTERIKKNSTAQAGCKLYLTKPLGIGVLTTAEKKSLLKPEHQGLATETMCQMNLAGAAFAAIDGVKAMTDVTGFGLLGHLSEVCRGAGVQAQLRYADIPKLPGVEGYIAAGAVPGGTGRNFASYGHLMGEMPAEWRDLLCDPQTSGGLLLAVTPEAEAEVQAAAAEFGIKLAAIGELVTARGGRPMIEIR; encoded by the coding sequence ATGAGCGAGCAAGCCATTCGTTTAACGCAATACAGCCACGGAGCCGGTTGTGGTTGTAAAATTTCCCCGAAGGTGCTGGAAACCATCCTGCATAGCGAGCAGGCGAAGTTTGTCGATCCGAACCTGCTTGTCGGCAACGAAACCAGCGACGATGCCGCCGTCTACGATCTTGGTAACGGCACGTCAATCGTTAGCACCACCGATTTCTTTATGCCGATCGTCGATAATCCGTTCGACTTTGGCCGCATCGCCGCCACCAACGCCATCAGCGATATTTTCGCCATGGGCGGGAAACCGATTATGGCGATTGCCATCCTTGGCTGGCCGATCAACACCCTGGCGCCGGAAATTGCCCGTGAAGTGGTCGAGGGCGGGCGCTTTGCCTGCCAGCAGGCCGGGATCGCGCTGGCAGGCGGCCATTCCATTGACGCTCCGGAGCCGATCTTCGGTCTGGCGGTCACCGGCGTGGTGCCCACCGAGCGCATCAAGAAAAACAGCACTGCGCAGGCGGGCTGCAAACTGTATCTCACCAAACCGCTGGGGATCGGTGTGCTGACCACCGCGGAGAAAAAATCGCTGCTCAAGCCAGAGCATCAGGGACTGGCGACGGAAACCATGTGCCAGATGAACCTCGCCGGCGCCGCGTTTGCCGCCATCGACGGAGTGAAGGCGATGACCGACGTCACCGGCTTTGGCCTGCTCGGCCATCTCAGCGAGGTGTGCCGCGGGGCCGGCGTGCAGGCGCAGCTGCGCTATGCCGATATCCCAAAACTGCCGGGGGTGGAAGGCTATATTGCCGCCGGCGCGGTGCCGGGCGGCACCGGGCGCAACTTTGCCAGCTACGGCCATCTGATGGGTGAGATGCCGGCGGAGTGGCGGGACCTGCTGTGCGATCCGCAGACCTCCGGCGGCCTGCTGCTGGCGGTGACTCCGGAAGCGGAAGCCGAAGTCCAGGCCGCTGCGGCGGAGTTCGGCATTAAGCTGGCCGCCATCGGCGAGCTGGTCACCGCCCGCGGCGGACGACCCATGATCGAGATCCGTTGA
- a CDS encoding NAD(P)H-quinone oxidoreductase: MKYIAISQPGGPEVLQIREGEIPAIGENEVLIEVKAAGVNRPDILQRQGLYPMPKGVTPVPGLEVAGVVVEVGAQVTAFAPGDRVCALTNGGGYAEYCAVPAGQTLPIPAGLSFSEAAAIPETFFTVWANVFQLGKLQPGESILIHGGASGIGTTAVLLCHALGMTVYATVGQDEKIAALRPYATAINYKTDDFAEKIGQLTHDEGVDVVLDIVGGPYFNRNLGLLKKDGRLVIIGFMGGRIAHEVDIQTLMLKRATVTGSTMRGRTAAEKQEITEALRRHVWPLLEAGKCKPMIYASYPMAEVAEAHACLDSGQHLGKVVITMTS, translated from the coding sequence GTGAAATATATCGCTATTAGCCAACCGGGCGGCCCGGAGGTATTGCAGATCCGCGAAGGAGAAATCCCTGCTATTGGGGAGAATGAGGTGCTCATTGAGGTGAAGGCCGCCGGCGTCAACCGGCCGGATATCCTGCAGCGCCAGGGGCTGTACCCTATGCCCAAGGGCGTCACCCCCGTACCTGGCCTGGAGGTGGCGGGCGTTGTGGTTGAGGTCGGCGCGCAGGTCACAGCGTTTGCGCCCGGCGATCGCGTTTGTGCGCTCACCAACGGCGGCGGCTATGCCGAATACTGCGCCGTGCCGGCAGGCCAGACGCTGCCGATCCCGGCGGGCCTCAGCTTTAGCGAAGCGGCCGCCATTCCGGAAACGTTCTTCACCGTCTGGGCGAATGTCTTCCAGCTGGGTAAGCTGCAGCCTGGCGAAAGCATCCTGATCCACGGCGGCGCCAGCGGGATTGGCACCACCGCGGTCCTGCTGTGCCACGCGCTGGGGATGACCGTCTATGCCACCGTTGGCCAGGACGAAAAAATCGCTGCCCTACGTCCCTATGCTACGGCGATTAACTACAAAACCGATGATTTTGCGGAAAAAATCGGCCAGCTGACCCACGATGAAGGCGTGGATGTCGTTCTGGATATCGTTGGCGGCCCTTACTTTAACCGCAACCTTGGACTACTGAAAAAGGATGGACGGCTGGTGATCATCGGCTTTATGGGCGGACGAATCGCTCATGAGGTTGATATTCAGACCCTGATGCTCAAACGAGCCACCGTCACCGGCTCAACCATGCGCGGCCGGACGGCGGCGGAGAAACAGGAGATTACCGAGGCGCTGCGGCGCCACGTCTGGCCGCTGCTTGAGGCAGGGAAATGCAAGCCGATGATCTACGCCAGCTACCCGATGGCGGAGGTTGCCGAGGCCCATGCTTGTCTGGACAGTGGTCAGCATCTGGGGAAAGTGGTGATCACGATGACGTCGTGA
- a CDS encoding NAD(P)H nitroreductase: protein MDALDLLLNRRSASRLAEPAPAGEQLENILRAGLRAPDHGTLQPWRFFIIADDGRERFSQLLEKGATEAGQDEKGIEKARNAPFRAPLIITVVAHCEDHPKVPRWEQEMSAGCAVMAMQMAALAQGFNGIWRSGALTESPVVRAGFACREQDKIVGFLYLGTPQLKASTTIALPDTAPFVTRF, encoded by the coding sequence ATGGATGCTCTCGATCTACTGCTTAATCGCCGGAGCGCTTCTCGCCTGGCGGAACCTGCCCCGGCTGGCGAACAGCTGGAAAACATTCTGCGCGCCGGGCTGCGCGCCCCGGATCATGGCACCCTGCAGCCGTGGCGCTTTTTTATTATCGCCGATGACGGCCGCGAGCGCTTCAGCCAGCTGCTGGAAAAAGGGGCCACAGAGGCCGGCCAGGATGAGAAGGGAATAGAGAAAGCCCGCAATGCGCCGTTCCGCGCGCCGCTGATCATTACAGTGGTCGCGCACTGTGAAGACCACCCGAAGGTGCCGCGCTGGGAGCAGGAGATGTCCGCTGGCTGCGCGGTGATGGCGATGCAGATGGCGGCCCTGGCCCAGGGATTCAATGGCATCTGGCGCAGCGGAGCATTGACCGAGAGCCCGGTGGTGCGGGCCGGCTTCGCGTGCCGCGAGCAGGATAAAATTGTCGGCTTCCTCTATCTGGGGACGCCGCAGCTAAAAGCCTCAACCACCATTGCCCTGCCGGATACCGCGCCGTTTGTGACGCGCTTCTGA